Proteins co-encoded in one Capsicum annuum cultivar UCD-10X-F1 chromosome 9, UCD10Xv1.1, whole genome shotgun sequence genomic window:
- the LOC124887004 gene encoding uncharacterized protein LOC124887004 yields the protein MPYGRKVTSSIIRLVISIMTRVCREIQVLGFFLGNAVERWLSCMRLKWGTKKRMLLLLTVQARELAVYTGSCFVFMRLEKVKKHIETTRSGALVYQLWTARNWTLYKNHVIDRETIFQQMKSKKE from the exons ATGCCATATGGCAGGAAAGTAACAAGCTCAATTATTAGGCTGGTCATTTCCATTATGACAAGAGTTTGTCGAGAAATTCAAGTTCTTGGTTTTTTTTTAGGCAATGCAGTAGAAAGATGGCTGTCTTGCATGAGACTTAAATGGGGTACCAAGAAGAGGATGTTGCTCTTACTTACTGTTCAAG CAAGAGAACTAGCAGTCTACACTGGTTCTTGTTTTGTATTTATGCGCTTGGAAAAAGTAAAAAAGCATATTGAAACTACTAGGTCGGGGGCACTGGTGTATCAACTATGGACTGCTCGAAACTGGACGCTATACAAAAACCATGTTATAGACAGAGAGACAATCTTCCAACAAATGAAGTCAAAGAAAGAGTAG